CTGGAGCGCCGCATCAACAACCTCGTCAACGCCATCGGATGACGACGACAGCCGCGTACGCCGCGGAAAGGAACGACGATGTCTCTGGTCAGTAGTCTGAACAGGGCCGCGGGCTCACTGCGCGGCCTCCGGGCGGGCGTCGATTCGACGTCGAAGCAGATGAGCGGGCTCAAGCGGTCGGTCGATCAGACCGCGGCGCCGCTGAACCGGGTGAAGAACTCCTCCGGACAGGCGGGCACCGCCCTGTCCCGCGTCAGGACCGGCGCCGGCCAGGCCGGAACCGCCATGGGCAAGGTCAAGGGCGGGGCCGACAGGGCGGGTTCGGCCATCGGCAGGCTCCGCGCCTCCGCCACCAACGGCAACAGCGCCCTCGGCCGCCTGCGCACCGGCCTCAACAGCGCCAACAGCTCGCTCGGCAGGGCCAAGGGCGGCACCGACAGGTTCAGGTCCTCCCTCGACCGGCTCAAGCGCTCCGCCGACAAGGCCAAGAACTCCCTGCGGGACGTGAAGCGCCAGGCGGACGCCGTCGAGAAGTCGGTCGGCAAGGCCGGCAAGGGCGCCGACAGGACCGGCAAGACGATGGGCGGCGGGCTCTCCAAGGGCCTCAAGGGCGCGAGCGTCGCACAGCGCGGCCTCAACCTGGCCATGGCGGCCAACCCGTTCGGGCTCATCATGGCGCTGCTGGCGCCGCTCATCGCCCGGTTCGTCAACGTGGACAAGATCGTGTCGGTGGTGAGCCGCGGCTTCAAGTCCGGCATGAGGGCGATCCAGAGCGCCGTCTCGACGGCGATCAGGGTCATCACCCCGATCCTCCGGGGCGTCGGCAATGTGATGCTCGCACCGTTCCGGGCCTTCGCCACCGCCGTCAACACCATCATCGGCGCGCTCAACCGCTTCAAGGTGTCGATCCCCGGCTGGGTCCCGGTCTTCGGCGGCAGGAGCTTCTCCATCAGCCTGCCGAAGATCCCCATCCCGCACCTCGCCAAGGGCGGCGTCGTGCAGCCCCGCAACGGCGGCACCCTCGCCGTCATCGGCGAGGCCGGCGAGCACGAGGCCGTCATCCCGCTCAGCAAGCTGGAACGCATGATCGGCCCCGGCGGAAGCCGCGCCCAGATCGCCCGGCTCGCCGAAGCGGTCGAGCGCCTCGCCGACCGCCCCGTCCATGTCCAGGTCGACGGCCAGACCATCGCCCGCGCCGTGATCGCAGGTCACCGGCAGCTCGCCCGCCGATGACCGGCACCAAGGAAGGAGGCCCCCGATGACCCGCAACCTCTGGGTCGGCCTGCCCGGACAGCTCCGCGAGATCAGCCAGGCCGCCACCGCCTTCGAACGCGGCGCGGACCTGGGCGTCACCCAGTTCACCTCGCTGGGCGGCCAGATCACCACCATCGCGCCCCGCCGCACCCCCCGCAGGATCAAGCTCACCTTCGACCGGCTCGGCCGGGAGGACGCCGCGCACCTCGACCGCCTGGCCCGCCGCATCGACGGCCCCGGCCCCGTCGAGGTCCTCGACCCGGTGAGCCGCAACCTGCTCGACCCGCTCCAGGCGGAGGGCCGCGTCCCGGCCGGGAGCGCGTACAACTCCTGGTACACCTCCGTCAGCGGCAGCGGCAAGCTGGAGCTGTCCACCGCGCCCGGCGCCCTCCCGCACACGTACGTGTGGAAGCCGACGCAGACGACCGCCCAGCTCAGCTGGCACCGCAGGCCCCGCGCCGGGTTCCCGGTGGTGCCGGGCATGCGCGTCCGCTTCACGCTGCCCACCTCGTGGCGGACCGGCCCGTGCGCGACCCGCCTGCACTGGCGCGACGCGAACGGCACGTATCTGTCGTCGGCCGCCGACGCCGGGCACACCCTCGTCGCGACCGTCCCGGCGGGCGCCGCGCTGGTCACCCCGTCCGGGGTGGCCGGTGAGACCGGCACGTACGGGCTGGACGGCGCCGTCCTGACCATCGACGACGACCATGTGCCGACAGCCCCGGCCAACCTGTTCGGCGCCGACCAGGCCCTCGGCAAGGGCCCGCTCACCCAGTGGGCGACGACCGGCGCCACCCTGACGGCCGACACGTCCGGGTACGCCGTGCTGTCGCTCGCCGCGTCCACCGCGGGCACGCTCACCTTCCTGAACGGTACGGAGAAGGGCCACGTCCTGCCGCCGGGCACCGGGCAGGTCGGCGTCGTCCTGCCGTCCGCCGTGCGGACCCGCGCGGAGAGCTGCACGCTCACCTTCCACGACGCGGCGGGCGCGCAGCTCGCGGCGGTCACCGGCTGGGCCCCGGCAGCCGTACCGGCCGGCGCGACCCATGTGTCGGCGACCGTGGCCCTCGCCTCCGCCGCCACCGCGTTCCAGTCGCGGATCGGCCCGGCGAAGCTGCTGCACATCAACCCGGCGGTCCGCGAACTGCCCGGCGACGGCTGCCCGGTCATGTCCGTGGTCTCGTACACCGACACGCCGGGCAGGCCGCTGCCGTACCGGAACGTCTCCGTCGAGCTGGCGGAGGTGACCAGTGCGAGCCTCTGACCGGAAACTGACCGAGTCGCTCGAAGCGGGTGCGCGCGTCACCGCGCACACGACCCGCGTCGGCGGCCAGGACGTCACCGAGCAGGTCCAGTCCTGGCAGCTGGAGCGCAGCTACAGCACCGACCTGCCCGACGCCATGCGCGCGTTCTCCGGCAGCTCGGCGGCGCAGCTCCAGCTCCAGCTGTCCGGCAGCGCCGGCACGTCCGCGCCCGCCCTGTACTCGCCGTGGGCACCGCGCTCCACCGGCGACGCCGTACGGCCGGGCCAGTCCGTGGTCCACGCGTACGGCACCGACGCGGGCACCCTCCCGGCGTTCCGGGGCAGCGTACGCAACCGGTCCGCCGCGTCCGGCACGGACACCGTGCAGCTCACCGCCCTCGACGGGGCGGAGCGGCTGCACGGCCCCGCGGAGCTGCCCAAGCCGTACGCCGGGTTCTACTGGCGCCGCCCGGTGGCCACCGCCACCTGGTGCGTGGACGAGCTGCTGCGCCAGGCCGGGCTGCACTCCTGCCCGCCGCCGCGGTACCCGGAGTTCGGCCCGACCGAGCCGCTCACCCTCGTGTACGCCTCCCTGCACGGCGGGTTCGCCGCCACGTACGGGCAGCCGGAGATCGTCCCCGACCCGAGGCACTACAGCTGGACGCGCGCGGGCGCCCCGCACGAGATGGCGCTCGTGCCGCACGCCGCGGCGCCGGACACGGCGTCGATGACGGCCACCTGGTTCCCGCGCAGCCGGGTCACCGTGCCGGGCAGCCGGCTGCTCGCCGAGGCGTGGGTGAACAACGCGGTCGGCTTCGGCTCCACCGTCGCCCTGGAGATGGACCTCAACCGCACCGGCACCAGCACGGGCCGGCTGCGGCTCGCCTTCGACTTCGCGGCCGGCAAGGTGTACATGCACTCCGGCACCCGCGAGGGCGGCGGATGGTACTTCTCCTGGACGTTCGCCGCGCTCAAGGAACAGCGCGGGGTCTTCCACATCGGCGGCCTCTTCGACACCGTGGCGCCCGGCACGTCCGTCCTGCCGACCGTCAAGCCGTACTTCATCGCCCCGGACGGCACCCGCTACCACGGCACGGCGGTCACGTTCACCGACGCCTCCGCCGCACAGCCGTCCGCCGAGCTGTACCAGCTGCGGCTGGTCACTCAGCTCGCCACCGAGGCCGTGCAGCTCACCAGCGGGCTGCCCGCCGTGCCGGCGCTCGACGAGTTCGACCAGCGCGGCGAGTGGACGAAGGAGGCGCGGCTCGACGACGCGATCCTGCCGCTGCACACGATCCCCCGGGTGAGCGGCTCCCAGTGGGAGGTGATCACGCAGATCGCCAAGGCGAGCATGTCCACCGCCGAGTTCGACGAGCGCGGCGTCTTCCACTGGCGGAACTACACCCGCTTCGCGAAGGTGCCCACCGCCCCCGACCTCACCCTGACGTCCGTCCGCGACATCGCGTCGCTGACCGTCACGGAGGAGATCGACGCCTGCCGCAACTACTGCGTGCAGCCGTACAAGGACTGGACGTCGGTGACGGTCACCGGCGGTACGGCGTACAACGACACCGTCGTACGGGAGATCCCCGGCAACACGTCGGTGACCCTCAAGTACGTCCTCGCCGACGAGGAGTTCGACGTCGGCCCGCCCAACGTGGACGACGACCAGAGCGTGGCGCCCGGCTTCTCGGTGCGTTTCGCCGCGGCCAACGCGGCCGGCGCCGACGCGGTGAAGGGCGCGGTGGACATCCTCGCCCGCCGGGAGGAGGGCCATCTGGTCCTGCGGCTCACCAACCGCACCTCGCAGCGGCTGTACACGATCAGCGAGGACGGCAAGCCGTCGGTGCGCATCCAGACGCTGAAGCCGTCGAAGGAGCCCGTCGAGCGGCAGGCGACGTCCTGGGCGTCCGGCAGCACGAGCGAGAGGTTCTACGGACGCCAGGAGTTCCACGCCGAGGCGAGCGACTGGATCCAGGACTACCGGGCCGCGCAGGACCTCGCGAGCGCCATGCGGGCGGCCGGCCAGTACCCGGTGCCCGTACTCGGCGAGGTCGAGGTGCTGTACGACCCGCGCATCCAGCTCGGGGACGTCGTGCGGGTCGTGGACTCCAGCGGCGCCGCCCTCGACACGTACGCCTGGGTCGTCGGCATCAAGACCCAGTCGAGCGGCCCCGGCACCCTCCGGCAGACGCTGGCCCTGCGCGGCACCCGCACCAACGGGGTGCCCGCCGACAGCGGCCTCACCCCGGACACCCCGTCCGACCGGTCCCCGCTGCCGGACGGCGCCGCCTACACGGACGTCGCCGCCGGCTACCCGACCCTCGGGGACCTCACGGCCAGCCGCCTGACCTGGCGCGCGATCAAGGAGAACGGCCTGTGAGCGAGCCCGCGAACGAACCCGTACCACTCGAAGGACCCGTCGAACTCGTGACGGACCCCGCGCACCCGGTGGAGGTCGTCGTGGAGGAGCACTCCACCGCCCCGGCGCCCGCCCCGGACCCCGACCCAGAACCGCCCGCGCCGGACACCCCGGTGCCCGGCACCGCCCCCGTCGTGCCCGTGTCCGGCGGCGGACAGGAGGAGATCGCATGACCATCCAGTACACGCCCCTCAGCGGCCTGCCCTACCCGCAGCCGAGCGACCCGGCCGACCTTCCGGCGCACCTCCAGTCCCTCGCCCAGACCCTCGACGGGCGCACCGTGCTGCGCTTCGGCACCACCGCCGAACGCGACTCCAAGGTCCCCACCCCGGTCGCCGGGATGGTCGCGTGGATCGCCTCGCCGGGGCGGCTGATGTACTACACGGGCTCCGCGTGGGCGCCGGTCGGCCCCGTCCCGGTGTTCCGGGTCAACGTCGACGGCGGGTACACGACCAGCACGACGTACGCGGAGACCCTCACCCAGGCGGGCGGCGACCCGATGAACGCCACGTTCACGGTGCCGGCCTCCGGGCAGGTCATCATCAGCGTGGGCTGCTACATGCACTCCTCCGCCACCGTCGGCAGCTACATGTCGGCGAACGTCCGCAACGCGTCCGGGACCATCGTCGTCGCCGCGCACGACGACCGGGCGGCGCTGGTCAACACCTCGAACCGGGCGTCGGTGTCGACGCAGTTCCTGGTCAGCGGCCTGGCGGTGGGCACCACCCACACGGCGACCCCCGCGTACCGCTCGGGCGCCACCACCAACACCGCCAACTTCGACACCCGGTACATCCGCATCGACCCGGTGATGTGACCCGGGCCGCCCCGCGGGCCCGCACCGCACGGGAGGCACCCCGACGCCCCGGTGCCAACCCCCGCGGGGCGGCCCCACCCCGCGCCACGAGCCGGCGCCCCGCCCGCCCCCGCGCCCCTCCCCCGCCGCGCGGGCGGGCCGGGCGCCCCCATCCCACGACGAGGAGACCCACCGATGGCAGTCCCCCTCTCCCCCGACCGGCTCCTCGCCGCCCTGCGCGCCGAGGGCGTCCGCGTCGTCGAACACCCCGGCTGGCGCACCCGCAACCGCAACCACACGGGCGCCTGGGGCCCGGTCAACGGCGTGATGATCCACCACACCGTCACCAGCGGCACCACCGCCTCCGTCGAACTGTGCGCCAACGGCTACGACCGCCTGCCCGGCCCGCTGTGCCACGGCGTCATCACCAAGGACGGCGCCGTCCACCTCGTGGGCAACGGCCGCGCCAACCACGCGGGCGGAGGCGACCCGTCCGTCCTCCAGGCGGTGACCACCGAGACGTACGGGGCCAGGCCGCCCGTCCCCCGCGCCCACCAGGGCAGCGCGCACGCCGTCGACGGCAACGCCCGCTTCTACGGCTTCGAGTGCGTCAACCTCGGCGACGGCGCCGACCCGTGGCCGCCCGCCCAGCTCGACGCGATCGAACGCGCCAGCGCCGCGCTGTGCCGGGCGCACGGCTGGGGCGCCAAGTCCGTGATCGGCCACCTGGAGTGGTCCGACCACAAGAGCGACCCGCGCGGGTTCGCCATGCCCGGGATGCGCGAGCGGGTCCAGCGGAGGCTCGGCGCCGCCCCGTCCGGCGGGACGCCCGCCCCGAAGCCCGCCACGCCCCGCTACCAGCCCTTCCCCGGCACCGCGTTCTTCCGCTCCAACCCCAGCTCGCCGGTCATCACCGCGATGGGCCGCAGGCTCGTCGCCGAGGGCTGCGGCCGCTACCAGGTGGGCCCCGGCCCGCGCTGGTCGGAGGCCGACCGGAGGTCGTACGCGGCCTGGCAGCGCAAGCTCGGCTTCACCGGCGCCGACGCCGACGGCTGGCCGGGCGCCGCCTCCTGGAACGTGCTGAAGGTCCCGTACACCCCGTGAGCCACGCACCCCCGTAAGGAGCACCACCCATGTCCGACGCCGCCAAGCGCACGGCCCGAACCGTCCTCCAGACCGCCGTCGGCATCGCCGTCGTGCTGCCCGCGATCACCGACGCCGCCGGTGTCCCGGCCACCCTGCCGTGGGTCGCCGGGGCACTCGCCGTCGCGGGCGCGCTCACCCGGATCATGGCCCTCGACGCCGTCCAGCGCCTGCTGCCGGGCTGGCTGCGCACCACACCGGGGGGTGCCGATGATCGATTCTGACCAGCCGAACGACCCGGTCACGGTAGCGGTCGAGCTGGAACGGATGCGCGGCACGCTGGAAGCCGGGTTCGCCCGTGTGGACGGGTCGCTCGCGCTGCTCGTCCAGCGCAGCGACCAGACCGACAAGCAGCTCGCCGACATGGAGTCCCGCATCGACGCCCTGGAACGCGCCCGCTGGCCGCTGACCAGCATCGCC
This genomic window from Streptomyces thermolilacinus SPC6 contains:
- a CDS encoding peptidoglycan-binding protein, with the protein product MAVPLSPDRLLAALRAEGVRVVEHPGWRTRNRNHTGAWGPVNGVMIHHTVTSGTTASVELCANGYDRLPGPLCHGVITKDGAVHLVGNGRANHAGGGDPSVLQAVTTETYGARPPVPRAHQGSAHAVDGNARFYGFECVNLGDGADPWPPAQLDAIERASAALCRAHGWGAKSVIGHLEWSDHKSDPRGFAMPGMRERVQRRLGAAPSGGTPAPKPATPRYQPFPGTAFFRSNPSSPVITAMGRRLVAEGCGRYQVGPGPRWSEADRRSYAAWQRKLGFTGADADGWPGAASWNVLKVPYTP